In Desulfobulbus oralis, one DNA window encodes the following:
- a CDS encoding helix-turn-helix domain-containing protein, protein MSRLRSARPVFWQYPRCRRLFFSRAFQLSNYSRKSSELRAVAVKAYGAGVSRQQIADILGYHLNSVSRWIREFEREKRLEGRFSFQMHHWVGA, encoded by the coding sequence ATGAGCAGGCTCCGCAGTGCTCGCCCCGTTTTCTGGCAATATCCCCGCTGCCGCAGGCTCTTCTTCTCTAGAGCATTTCAACTTTCAAATTATTCAAGAAAAAGTTCAGAACTACGTGCGGTTGCGGTCAAGGCTTATGGCGCGGGCGTTTCACGGCAACAAATCGCTGACATCCTGGGCTACCACCTGAACAGCGTGAGCCGGTGGATTCGTGAATTTGAACGGGAGAAGCGGCTTGAGGGTAGATTCTCATTCCAAATGCACCACTGGGTAGGGGCATGA
- a CDS encoding ISL3 family transposase translates to MRDTDLFQMAPGLTPPWQVESCEFAAEQKRLDIRLAFPRGSVFVCPQCGQADLKAYDTTEKSWRHLNFFQHEAWLTAKLPRVKCDHCGVKQVSVPWARPGSGFTLLFEALVMSLAKPMPARSLAKHVGEHDTRLWRVVNHHVEEARTSISCADVASFGVDETTSKRGHNYVTVFAHLRSHKVLFATGGRDAATIQRFKEELAAHGGDPAKVNEVCCDMSPAFISGVEANCPEAHITFDRFHIMKVLGDAVDQVRREEAKTRPELAKSRYVWLKNRDKLPASQQECLAALTMSGLNLKTARAWQLKTTFQDLFQQAPGQAEAFLKRWYFWATHCRLEPMKQAAATIKRHWDGILRWFTSRISNGILEGTNSLIQAARSRARGYRSTKNLIAMIYLLGAGLSFALPT, encoded by the coding sequence ATGCGTGACACCGACCTTTTCCAAATGGCCCCTGGTTTGACTCCGCCGTGGCAGGTGGAGTCCTGCGAGTTTGCCGCAGAGCAAAAGCGCCTGGATATTCGTTTGGCCTTTCCCCGGGGCAGCGTCTTTGTCTGTCCGCAATGCGGCCAGGCAGACCTCAAGGCATACGACACCACGGAAAAGAGCTGGCGGCACCTGAACTTTTTCCAGCACGAAGCCTGGCTGACCGCGAAGCTGCCCCGAGTCAAATGCGACCATTGCGGCGTCAAGCAGGTATCCGTGCCCTGGGCGCGTCCAGGCAGCGGCTTCACCCTGCTGTTCGAGGCCCTGGTCATGAGCCTCGCCAAGCCCATGCCAGCACGAAGCCTGGCAAAGCATGTGGGCGAGCATGACACCCGGCTCTGGCGCGTGGTGAATCACCATGTGGAGGAGGCCAGAACGAGCATCTCCTGCGCCGACGTCGCTTCCTTTGGCGTGGACGAGACAACGAGCAAACGCGGCCACAACTACGTCACCGTGTTCGCCCACCTGCGAAGCCACAAGGTGCTGTTCGCCACCGGGGGCCGGGATGCCGCCACAATCCAGCGCTTCAAGGAAGAGCTTGCGGCCCATGGCGGCGATCCCGCAAAGGTAAACGAGGTGTGTTGCGACATGTCGCCCGCGTTCATTTCCGGCGTGGAGGCGAACTGCCCCGAGGCGCACATCACCTTTGACCGGTTCCACATCATGAAGGTGCTGGGCGACGCGGTGGACCAGGTGCGGCGCGAGGAGGCGAAGACTCGGCCCGAGCTGGCGAAGAGCCGGTATGTGTGGCTGAAAAACCGTGACAAATTACCTGCCTCGCAACAGGAGTGTCTGGCGGCACTCACCATGTCCGGGCTGAATCTGAAAACGGCCCGGGCCTGGCAACTGAAAACGACATTTCAGGACTTGTTCCAGCAGGCCCCCGGCCAGGCGGAGGCCTTCCTGAAGAGGTGGTACTTCTGGGCGACGCACTGCCGGCTGGAACCCATGAAACAGGCAGCGGCGACCATCAAACGGCACTGGGACGGCATCTTGCGCTGGTTCACTTCAAGGATCAGCAACGGCATTCTGGAAGGCACGAACAGCCTGATCCAGGCGGCCAGGTCTCGGGCGCGTGGCTACCGGTCCACGAAGAATCTGATCGCCATGATCTACCTCCTGGGTGCGGGCCTCTCTTTTGCCCTACCCACATGA
- the ispH gene encoding 4-hydroxy-3-methylbut-2-enyl diphosphate reductase, with amino-acid sequence MDILLAKPRGFCAGVKRAIALVRSALEQYGAPVYVLHEIVHNTHVLSELRALGAVFVENLDEIPAGSRTIFSAHGVAKEVQERAAALGLFTIDATCPLVAKVHRRITRLHEDGYTLLMLGHRGHPEVQGTCGQVAAPVHVIARPEEVAGLPVPEGAKVGYVTQTTLSVDDTEELLTALRHRFPGLAEPRHSDICYATSNRQQAVRELAGLCDLVLIVGSKNSSNSNRLQEVAATRGTPALLIEDAGDIDPAWFRGIGRVGVSAGASAPEHLVGDLIARLQEIAPGNVEEMAGEDEVVRFPVAAARG; translated from the coding sequence ATGGATATTCTTCTTGCCAAGCCCCGGGGATTCTGCGCCGGCGTCAAGCGGGCCATTGCCTTGGTCCGCTCGGCGCTCGAACAGTACGGTGCACCGGTCTATGTGCTGCACGAAATCGTGCACAACACCCACGTCCTCAGCGAGCTGCGGGCGCTGGGCGCGGTCTTTGTCGAAAATCTGGACGAAATTCCGGCAGGCAGCCGCACCATCTTCAGTGCGCACGGTGTGGCAAAGGAGGTCCAGGAACGGGCCGCAGCCCTGGGACTGTTCACCATCGACGCCACCTGCCCCCTGGTTGCCAAGGTGCACCGTCGCATCACCCGCCTCCACGAAGACGGCTACACGCTGCTGATGCTGGGCCACAGAGGACATCCCGAGGTGCAGGGCACCTGTGGCCAGGTTGCCGCTCCGGTGCACGTCATCGCCAGGCCGGAAGAAGTGGCCGGCCTGCCCGTGCCCGAGGGGGCGAAAGTCGGCTATGTCACCCAGACAACGCTCAGCGTGGATGACACCGAAGAACTGCTGACGGCGCTGCGTCACCGCTTTCCCGGTCTGGCAGAACCGAGGCACAGCGACATCTGCTATGCCACCAGCAACCGCCAGCAGGCGGTACGCGAACTGGCCGGCCTTTGCGATCTGGTACTCATTGTCGGCTCCAAAAACAGCTCCAACTCGAACCGGTTGCAAGAGGTGGCCGCGACCCGCGGAACACCGGCCCTTCTGATCGAGGACGCGGGCGATATCGATCCGGCGTGGTTCCGGGGCATCGGGCGGGTGGGGGTCAGCGCCGGAGCTTCGGCGCCGGAGCATCTGGTCGGCGATCTGATTGCCCGTCTGCAGGAGATCGCACCCGGCAACGTCGAGGAAATGGCTGGCGAGGATGAGGTCGTCCGCTTTCCCGTGGCCGCTGCCAGGGGGTAA